ATGAGTCACGAGTTAGCAAAGTAAACTTCTTTTTAATGTAGGGAAGGAGATCCTTCTTAAATCAGTGGCCTAGGCTATCCCATCCTGCTATATGAGTGCCTTTGCTATTCCTATCCCGTTATGTGAGGAGTTACAAAGAATGATGAGTTCTTTTTGGTGGTGCTCAAAAGGAAGAGATCGAAACGTATTCATGGGCTTTCTTGAGACAAGATGTGTCTGGGGAAAGAATATGGTGGCATGGGGTTTTGGAACCTCCATCATTTTAATCTAGCAATGCTGGGACAGCAGGTTTGGAGAATTCTTTTTGACCCAAATGCTTTTCTTAGTAGAGTTATTAAAGCTAAATATTTCGCTCAAGGGGACTTGTTGCATGCGACAAAAGGATCTAATCTGAGTTTGCTTTGGAAAAACTTATTGCAATTCTAGGGGCTACTACAAAAAGGAATCCAATGGAGAGTGGGGAATGGAACTGATATTAAAGTGTGGGGCGGCCGGTGGCTCATGAATAATCCTAGTTTTTATGTTGAAACCTCTATTATTAATGGTGTTGAGGAGTTAACTGTTGCGGGCCTCTTTAGCAATGATGGAGAATGTTGGGATATGAATCTTTTGAATGAGCTCTTCACCCCGGTGATGTCCAGAATATTCTCAGTATTTCGCTAAGTGTTTCTCCAATAGAGGATAATCTCATTTCGCATTTAATAAGTCCGAAAGATATAATGTTAAGTCTGGTTATCACATAGCAGAACATACTAATACAACCCTATCCAGCTATACAGTGATTGCGTATTGGAAGAGATATTGGAATCTTCACATGCCTCCTAAAATAAAGAATCTTATATGGAAACTGTTGAGACGCATTTTTCCAACTAAGTTTAATCTTCGATAGATGTTAGTTGACGTGAATCCAGTTTGCTTGAAATGTGGTTGCGATGAAGATGATAATCATATGTTTATTCATTACCCGTTTACAATAGCATGTTGGTAGAGACTAGGTTGGAATACCAGATTTAGTGATAGTtgtattagtttttttttgCTAGTGTTGGTAGATCGATTACCGATTGAAAAATTGCGAAAGTCTATACTATAGCATGAAATATTTGGTCCCATCAAAATTGGTTATTATGGCGTAATCGTAAATCTACTGTTGAAGAGGTAGTATATTCTAGTTTGTAGATTATGCAAGAATGGAGAATAGTGCACAATAAAAGTCCAGGTACAAACCTAGTGTAAGCCGGTGATGTCATTCCTTAGTGACCACCATCTAATGGACAAGTAAAGTGTAATATTGATGTGGGGTTTAAGATCATAGTGGTAAATCTATGTATGTTATTGTATTGCGACAATCAGATGGACATTTTATTATGGGCTTAATGGGTTTTCTTGAGGCAGCACATTGTGCACGTCTTGCTGAAGCGCTTGGTTTATGGGAAGCGCTTTCTTGGCTTAAGAATAATGATGCTACTAATGTTGATATTAAAATTGATGCTATTTTATCTCGTACTAAAAATTAGTCTAGGTTTAGACTTATAGTTAAGGATTATTGTATTTGTTTGATGAATAGGATTGGCTGGACTCTTTCTGGGATTCAAAAAGAAGCTAATAAGATTGCTCACAGGTTCCCTAGGGTAGCTATATCTTATGCTAGTCTCGCTGCATAGAGGAACCTCATAGTTCTCTTATCTGTCTTTTAGAGTATGATGTTTTTCAAGTTTTTTCACTTAACATTTAGGTTTTAGATTGGGCATATTGAGGCAACCTACTGGTCTGGGATAGAATGGATTTGCTTGTTatgttttttcttaattatataaataaaagaaaaattactatttagttcttatAATATGATAAAACTCATTGATTAGTcctttgattttgaaaaatatattaaaatgtttcttacgttttaaaaagtctactaattagtctctctattatttttagccattaaatattataaaaaaatctaaaatatcatGATATAgaaggactaattagtaaactttttaaaaattacggctaactaataaattttagaaagttatagaaattaaataataaaatatttaacgataaaattaatgaaaaaaattaactattagtcttttaaaatgttaagaatattttaatatatatatttttttaatcaaattttaatatattttttaaattgagaaactaATTAGTGAGTTAtcgtatattataaaaattaaacagtaattttttttaaataaaataattatttaaaaaaatttaaatttcaatcatAATCGATCATAAAAcagcttaaaatattttttcataataatattatatataaaaaaataaatttattacgatacaatgattttattataactaatatttatacatttaattatttataaatacaaGGATTACTTAGGTTGAAGAATTTGTTTCTTTAATTGCCTTTGTTTCCTATGAACCCCAGACCCACTCATTACAAGACGAAATTTACTGATCagtcctcttttttttttttttttttttttttccttccccTTTCGATAAATCCTCAGATAAAGCTGAAATATCTATTTCCTTAGATTCAATTGCAGAATTCTCCCAGACAGACTCGGTTCCACAATTTTTCACTCACAACACTGATCGTTTCCCAAGGTTAATTAAGGTACACACTCCTAGTCTGGTCTCTTTCAATATTCCTTGTCTCTTCAGATTTCTGATTCCCATTTTATCTTTCCATCCCTTTTGCTCTCTTCTCTCTGTTCCTTTCTCTCTCAAATTTGTAACTTTTCTTTCTCTCCAGCTATCGTTCTGTCTCTCTCTCCTTGTCCATGATGCAATTCACTGAAACCCCACCACCACCTTTGCAGTTTCATGGCCAAATCACTGCTCCAATCTCAAACCCCACCGTGAACAAGATTAACCAAACTCAAAGGACCCGTCCATGGCCTGGGTTTCCTACTTCAAAAGCTTTAGGCAGTTTAGGTGATGCAAATTGCATGGAGCAGCTTTTAGTCCACTGTGCAAACGCAATTGAAAGTAACGATGCCACTTTAGCTCAACAGATTCTTTGGGTTTTAAACAACATTGCACCCCCAGATGGTGACTCAAATCAGCGCTTAACGTGTGCTTTCCTTAGAGCTCTCGTTGCACGTGCTGCCAAGAATGGTACTTGCAAACTCCTCGCAGCTATGGCGAATGCTAACTGCACTCTTGCTATAAATACCCACAAATTCTCTGTCATTGAGCTTGCTGGGTTTGTGGACTTAACCCCATGGCATCGCTTCGGTTTCACTGCTGCTAATGCTGCTATTATAGAAGCCATTGATGGGTATTCATCTGTTCATATTGTGGATTTAAGCATGACTCGTTGCATGCAAATCCCTACTCTTATTGATGCTATAGCAAATCGCTTTGAGGTCACTCCTTTGATAAAGCTCACAGTTGCTGGTGCCACTGAAGATATTCCCCCTATGCTTGATCTTTCTTATGACGAGTTGGGTGCCAAGTTGATAAACTTTGCAAGGTCCCGCAATGTAATAATGGAGTTTAGAGTCGTCCATTCAAGTTATGCAGATGGATTCTCTTCTTTAATCGAGCAGCTACGAGTGCAGAATTTGGTCTACACAGAAAATGGCGAGGCTCTTGTTGTAAACTGTCAGATGTTGCTCCATTACATCCCTGAAGAAACCATTTCTAGTAGTATTCCTCGTACCAACTCATCAAATCCATACTCTGTTGTCGAGTCTTCTCTTCGAACCATGTTTCTGAAATCCCTTTGGAGTTTAGATCCAACAATTGTAGTGTTAGTAGATGAAGATGCAGATTTAATATCAAACAATCTGGTGTGTAGATTAAGGTCAGCCTTCAATTATCTATGGATTCCTTATGATACAATGGACACATTTCTTCCAAGGGGAAGCAAGCAAAGGCAGTGGTATGAAGCAGACATATGCTGGAAGATTGAGAATGTGATCGCTCATGAAGGTCTGCAAAGGGTTGAGAGGCTGGAAACAAAGAGCATGTGGGTTCAGCGGATGAAGAATGCTAATTTTAGAAGCATTTCTTTCGGTGAAGATGCAGTTTCTGAAGTTAAGACAATGCTTGGGGAACATGCAGCTGGGTGGGGattgaagaaggaagaagacgACCTCGTTCTTACTTGGAAAGGACATAATGTTGTATTTGCCACTGCTTGGATGTCTGCTtaattcatcttcttcctctcaattctttcttttttcccccAAACAATTTTCCTTTCTATTTTTATTGGCTGAGTTGGCTAGCTTATCACTAATGATATTTAAATAGCTTAGTAATCACAGCAagaaaaaaaagacaaaattttccgattaaattataaaaaaataataattaaaataaattacaaatcacttatttattaactatttaaaatattaacaataaaattattgatcatTAATCGAAAATAAATGATAGTTATATTTtcgcttttattttttaatttcattttttctcaattttaatataaataatacaaTATTTTCCTTAATTTCATTTCAATGTGGATGAAAATAAGAAAtagaatttctcttttattcttctcttttgcatcattttcccttttttattaaatatttacaaaagaaaaattatgaaaattatttttccctcatacaaataaagtgtaaaattctaaaatattgAAGGGAACTAGGATAGCATCCGGCTCTTCCGCTAGAGAAAATTTTTTAgggtttaaaattttattaattaaaaatattaaaaaagaaaaattttatataaaataaataaaaagtgaagaaactgtgaaaaaaatatcaatattatgaaaaattataaaattttaagttaaagtgaaattaaaatataataaatatgtgagattcaataatataattcaaattaatacatatttatgcatcatgaataaaattttttatactaaTATGTGAGTATTTctcgatttaaaattgaattaaacatttaaaattaatcaaatcgaataaattagaaattaaaattattttttaagatttaaattttttttatttattttttttataaaagtaaaattagaaaaagaaaaagaaaaactcaaaagGCAGCATACATTTAACACTTGTCAAAACGCACGTGCACATTGACCCACGTATAAACCCTCGCTTTTTTTCCTGTTTGCCATTTGCTAGCCTAATCTCTCTCAGCTCTCGCTCCCTTGAAAACAAGTATTCACAATTTGCACTCAATAACACAGTAAACCCTGTTCCAAATTCAATTaggtatttttcaatttaacttCGCCTTTCTCTTCTCCTTGActtcatttttcttctttctttactTCAATATTTATAGTGCCTTACTCAATTTCtgggtttatttttatttgctggTCAATTTTTCAGAAAGGTGCTTTGTGGAGCTCCAATTTTCCTTATAATTTTTGGATTTTCTATTCTTTCCCATCTTTGTTGTTTTCTCTGTTTGTTTATGTGAAATTGAAGTTGGGTGGtgaaatttatgtattttgtaTTCCCTGTTTAAGCTTTGATTTCGTGAACAACTAATTGAATTGAAGGAGTAATGGGTGAAATGAAGTTAAAATTCATGTTTCATTATTAATTTGCATATGGGTTTTGTGTCCTTTTTTTTCTAGAATTTAGTTACTTTAATTGTATTAGCTTCTACTGTTGACTTTGCTTAGACAAAAAATGAACTGCTAGAAACAGATAAGTTCAGGTTCTTTATGTTCTGATAGAAGTAACGAACTTGCTATTGGCACACAGCTttttggaatctagaattttgcttgttttgtgattttaattggaaattatttttattgtaatttccAATGCAACGGTTAGCATAAACTTCTTTTGATGATTGCTAGTGAGGAGTTTTGAAAAATTCCAGCATCTCGGCATTTTCCTGGACAGACACATTGGAGCTGAAATTGCAGATTGAGAAGATGCTTGGGTATCTAAGAGACCAGAAGTACGTTGACCTTCTCACAAAGTTTCTGAGTCTTAAGGTTAACAAATCTGATTTTGATAGACTCTGCACTGGTACAGTAGGGAGAGAAAATGTACTACTTCATAACCTCCTCCTCAGATCAATTATAAAAGAGGCACAATTCTTCAAGACTCTCCCGACGAAGGAGAGCAAAGCAAAAGGTGATCTAAGTGGCAAAGTGCCTAATAGGTATAAAAAGGTAGCCTTCAATCCCTATGTAGCGATTTTCTCCAATCTCCTTGTACAGGGAGGTCAATTCTTAGTGCATGCAAGTTTAGGGATCACCATAGCACTCTTGGCCCTCATGAGAAGAGCCACACTACTGCATTTGAAGATTCAGTCCCTAAAAACCAAGAACAGAGTACTACTGAGCTGCTTTCTATGTGCAGTAGACCCCCATGCTCTGTGGAAGATGGAGAAGAGGATGATCAGGCTGCTGGAAGCCCCAACATTTGTAGTAGGAGCCCCATTAGAGCTCCTCTTGGTATCTCCTTTAATGCTAAAGGGGCATGAGAAGTGCTTTATAATGACTTAGCATCTTCTTATTACATGGGGACATGTCAGAAAAGCGGTGAATTACCTGATTCCAATTCTTCAAGGAAGAGGTTGGAGCATAAGTTGGAGATGGAAGGAATAAAAGTTTCAGTTGATTGTGCCAATTTGTTAAATAACAGCTTGGATGTTTACTTGAAGGGATTGATGAATCCCTGTATAGGTCTAGCTGGAGGGAAACGTGCAGGCCAAGGACAGATTCAATCCGTATCTGGTTTGAAAGGTGTATGGCCTGTGAGATATATTAAAAAACTAGGGGGTCCATTGCAGTGTCCATGTTAGATTTTCAGCTTGCAGTAGAACTAAACCCTCAGACCCTTGAAGAAGAGTGGCCAACTCAACTAGAGAAGGTTTTATTTCATGCATCAGAAGAATGAACAAGAATATTAATGCAAGATTTGGTGGGATGGGAAGTTTAGGTTCCAAGATATTGTGAGTTAATAGTATTACAAGATTTGGTGGGATGAAGTTGATCAGACTGTACGTAGGCCTTTGGACTCATTATCTCCAGGGTGTGACATGGTAGAGTGTGAATACATTGACATTGTAAGAATATACTGGTGCCAAATTGGTCAGTTTCCTCCTCCAACTGACCCTATAGTTTGTTTgttcaatttattatatttgtgAATAAAGCTTACATTTCCAATTTTCAGGCCTATAGTCATTAACACCTTTGTCAGAGGAGTTCTAATAAACCAAGTTTGAGAATGCACTGATAAATTCTCTGTTTTCAATCTCTGCCATGTCCTAAACAGGCACATATTGCATTGTTGTAATCTTTAATCCTGCATGAAAATGTGCCATGATGGAGCCATCATgttgaaaggaaaaaagaaaactatttttaatagctttttacaataaattttaCTGGATGCCATTTATGGGTGGGTTGAATAGTAGTACTCCAAGGCAcactttcatatattttttctgGTGTGGAAGTGCAATTATTTTCTTTGTGTTATTATTATGCTTGAATAGTTACTCCCTCGTATTGTTCTCTTGTGCCGTTACTTGCCTCATGTATAGTTGGTCTACTGCTTACTTTGTGCCTGGGATGTTATGCTTTTTTCTAGAATCTGCCACAGTGTCTGTCCCTCTTTCTGAGTGTGAGATCTGTTTACAAGAGTAACTATATCAATATTCAATGGGTGTCTCTGGTGTCTATCTGTTTAAGCTCATTCCATTATTGTTGCATTGACTTATTTATATCCTTAAAATCTATCCGTTTGAGTTCACATGTTTTATAATGTGCAACAAAGTGTTCATAAACTTCACCACTACCCCCTTCAACTCCCAAGGTCTCATTTTTTCTGTCTTCTGGATGAAATGCCAGTAGCCCAATATGAAAAGTAAACAAACACAAAAGAAATTTACCATATGAAATTTGAAAACCTCGAAAATCAATTCCATTCTTGTGATCATGTAAAGgcaattttcatatatatatatatatatatatatatatatatatatatatatatatatatatatatatataatttgctTGTATGGATCCTTATTTGCTCAGTGATAGTTCTGAGTTGTTTTTTTCAAGAGGAGAAAAGCAAATACAACATGCATTACAGAGACCTAGTTTTTATTGCTGTAGGAGATTTGGTTTTACATCAAAATCCTGATatctaatgtaacgacccgaaaatcggaccgctatcggcgctagggttcagatcgacttaaggtcgctggagcCCGTATCAAGTCTATCATACATCctgttacacctgataaaattccatacatgatcacatgaTATAACAAAAACCTAATCATTTCATGAACCAAGATTCgatctgtgcatgcatcataattgaaaatataaaatcccatactagaaccctcatcaaatactccaatatgGTCAATATAACATGCCTTAAGCTCAGttcaaacataaactcatacttaaaacttttacataaaggatcatgaaaacatgaattaCAAGGACAAATACTAGggcaaaacacaattctaatccataaaataatacatgtccacaactatactattacaaaaggcTATACCAGCAATTTAGCCGACTTTcccgagctaactctgatcTTGCAAACCTGAGGTTAGGGGAAaaggggataagctacaagagtctagtgagcagaacataaaaaggATAGTTTAATAAAACGTATGATCGAATGAATGCGTCACAATACAAACAATgcacatcaagatggatttgtcaccagtaaccctctatgaattccaatagtgcccgaCCCACgatgggtgctcctcaggatttcctcttaaacatatcataacatattcataatgccaggggcgtagaatgagtctcgacctggactttctcttacatattgccaagggcgtagaatgggcctcaacctgtagggctagtgggtcatccaacattcatccacaacaacaataactatgcaatgcattatattcgtgagttctaatgcaaaacaacctaattacatatacatgacattcgtgatgcatgagcatgcttataaagttttgatttctttgaaataataaatcagttc
This genomic interval from Manihot esculenta cultivar AM560-2 chromosome 12, M.esculenta_v8, whole genome shotgun sequence contains the following:
- the LOC110627285 gene encoding scarecrow-like protein 32, with the protein product MMQFTETPPPPLQFHGQITAPISNPTVNKINQTQRTRPWPGFPTSKALGSLGDANCMEQLLVHCANAIESNDATLAQQILWVLNNIAPPDGDSNQRLTCAFLRALVARAAKNGTCKLLAAMANANCTLAINTHKFSVIELAGFVDLTPWHRFGFTAANAAIIEAIDGYSSVHIVDLSMTRCMQIPTLIDAIANRFEVTPLIKLTVAGATEDIPPMLDLSYDELGAKLINFARSRNVIMEFRVVHSSYADGFSSLIEQLRVQNLVYTENGEALVVNCQMLLHYIPEETISSSIPRTNSSNPYSVVESSLRTMFLKSLWSLDPTIVVLVDEDADLISNNLVCRLRSAFNYLWIPYDTMDTFLPRGSKQRQWYEADICWKIENVIAHEGLQRVERLETKSMWVQRMKNANFRSISFGEDAVSEVKTMLGEHAAGWGLKKEEDDLVLTWKGHNVVFATAWMSA